A window from Drosophila kikkawai strain 14028-0561.14 chromosome 2L, DkikHiC1v2, whole genome shotgun sequence encodes these proteins:
- the LOC108079688 gene encoding PR domain zinc finger protein 13, giving the protein MRVMREKDHSPRKMLPSPKQGCVYPALGLVPTSYISHVPYELASSLAATTSSSSSSSSSSPTTTAAAAGGRLSSQLHHQQHHHSHNHHHHHHQLSHHAKGKRRSSFDQPLDLRLAHKRKTEPTGPLEDENSNLIVFKEKELKELNNNHIAASLADLGFDMSRKMLRALREGAPPVVPAVVPSVVPATGPGPASLPAVHPTLLEAMTKNLPLQYRNVFAGVTSPGTGASTGASSSPTGPDFPFRHPLKKCELTWPPPTEQLLQVQVELPHPNPKLTQQHPQLQDYQTRRKNKARASAAPGGGASGTTNPNLPQRNKDRYTCKFCGKVFPRSANLTRHLRTHTGEQPYKCKYCERSFSISSNLQRHVRNIHNKERPFKCEICERCFGQQTNLDRHLKKHESDAVSLSALSGVSERMHCIRRFCENPSEESYFEEIRSFMGKVTQQQQQERERDQEHEQERDQERDQEREQEPRQSTATSAASSCSSPTSSQAEEPTPMPCPEEEDSQPIQELKKTLASKLFPPKEVAVKAEEL; this is encoded by the exons ATGAGAGTTATGAGAGAGAAAGACCACTCACCAAGAAAGATGCTTCCTAGCCCGAAACAGGGCTGCGTATACCCTGCCTTAGGATTAGTGCCCACATCGTATATATCACACGTACCTTATGAGCTGGCCTCCTCGCTGGcggccaccacctcctcctcatcctcgtcgtcTTCGTCCTCGCCCACGAcgacagcggcggcggcggggggCAGGCTCTCCAGCCAGCTGCATCATCAACAGCATCATCACTCCCAcaatcaccatcatcatcaccaccaGCTAAGCCACCATGCCAAGGGCAAGCGAAGGAGCAGCTTTGACCAGCCGCTGGACCTGCGATTGGCACACAAAAGGAAGACAGAGCCAACGGGTCCGCTGGAGGATGAGAACAGTAACCTGATTGTGttcaaggagaaggagctcaAGGAGCTGAACAACAACCATATAGCCGCCTCGCTGGCCGATCTGGGCTTCGATATGAGCCGGAAAATGCTGAGGGCGCTGCGCGAGGGAGCACCGCCAGTGGTGCCGGCTGTAGTTCCTTCGGTTGTGCCAGCAACAGGACCAG GACCCGCCTCGCTACCCGCCGTTCATCCCACGCTGCTGGAGGCCATGACCAAGAATCTGCCGCTGCAATACCGCAACGTGTTCGCCGGGGTGACCAGTCCGGGAACAGGAGCTTCCACGGGTGCCAGTTCGAGTCCCACCGGTCCGGACTTTCCCTTTCGGCATCCGCTAAAGAAGTGTGAACTCACCTGGCCACCACCCActgagcagctgctgcaggtgCAGGTAGAGCTGCCGCATCCCAACCCGAAGCTAACCCAGCAGCATCCCCAGCTGCAGGACTATCAGACGCGAAGGAAAAACAAGGCCAGAGCTAGTGCCGctccaggaggaggagcttcTGGAACCACAAACCCAAATCTGCCGCAGCGTAACAAGGATCGGTATACGTGCAAGTTTTGTGGCAAGGTGTTCCCCCGCTCCGCCAATCTCACGCGGCATTTGAGGACTCACACCGGCGAGCAGCCCTACAAGTGCAAATACTGCGAACGTTCCTTCAGCATCTCCTCCAATCTGCAGCGCCATGTCCGAAATATCCACAACAAGGAGCGGCCCTTCAAATGCGAGATCTGTGAGCGCTGCTTTGGCCAGCAGACGAACCTGGACAGGCATCTCAAGAAGCACGAGTCGGATGCGGTGTCGCTGAGCGCTCTGTCCGGGGTGAGCGAGCGGATGCATTGCATACGCCGCTTCTGTGAGAATCCCTCCGAGGAGTCTTACTTCGAGGAGATACGCAGCTTCATGGGCAAGGTcacgcagcagcaacagcaggagcGGGAAAGGGATCAAGAGCATGAGCAGGAGAGGGATCAGGAGAGGGATCAAGAGCGGGAGCAGGAGCCTCGTCAGTCAACGGCAACATCGGCAGCCAGTTCGTGTTCCTCGCCCACCTCCTCGCAGGCGGAGGAGCCCACGCCCATGCCTTGTCCCGAGGAGGAGGACTCGCAGCCCATCCAGGAGCTCAAGAAGACGCTGGCCTCTAAGCTATTTCCCCCAAAAGAAGTGGCCGTCAAGGCGGAGGAACTTTAA
- the LOC108079543 gene encoding uncharacterized protein isoform X2 produces the protein MSAKLEAIDLSVLQKFQELFKQNWPKYCQEFYCLDNFIEFLKKQPEIKNLQLYTLSTKQARDEGLFVIVDRYQLFAGSLNNTNGLLETALDLLDWSKGLKCSSIPSRHIEALDKVVAAKKLNLVFRDPTDLFYMKAEEALQLKTSCWLCFEISEC, from the exons atgagcGCAAAATTGGAAGCTATTGACTTGTCAGTTTTGCAGAAATTTCAAGAGCTCTTCAAGCAAAATTGGCCGAAATATTGTCAGGAATTTTACTGCCTGGACAACTTTATAGAGTTTCTAAAGAAACAACCAGAAATCAAGAATTTGCAACTTTATACTTTGTCCACAAAGCAGGCCAGAGATGAGGGTCTATTCGTTATAGTG GATCGCTATCAGCTGTTTGCAGGGAGTTTGAACAACACAAATGGTCTCTTGGAAACGGCTTTGGACTTATTGGACTGGTCAAAGGGCTTGAAATGTAGTTCTATTCCTTCAAGACATATCGAAGCCTTGGACAAGGTGGTGGCAgccaaaaaattgaatttagtTTTCAGAGATCCCAcggatttattttatatgaagGCAGAGGAGGCTCTTCAGCTGAAG acCTCCTGCTGGCTTTGTTTTGAAATCTCTGAGTGTTGA
- the LOC108079561 gene encoding uncharacterized protein isoform X1: protein MATEGRLTKITDTRNLRDLQSLYLKDWPRHCVGYYWLDNYLRWLAKDPYLKHLRFLTLDNDWQSDGLFLVLHRYQLFFSNLSRQESHLKLALSLLDWSEGFKVSAIHEMHHRIYKELVAELSLTMDREMNTIMYILSCEKAQKLIIECPKGYFMDKVRLEHAELINNLWSARHPGSLKLIEMLIENNNNIGLYEEETGLLCSWCLRLQSGFLGALEVIPTHQRRGLGLVVAAAISKAIATDLQQDVTALVNMNNAAACRLFEKLGFQLMSGEHYYWSMIRPKGGGQISWPNNE, encoded by the exons ATGGCAACTGAAGGGCGACTCACAAAAATCACAGATACACGCAATCTGAGGGATCTGCAGAGCCTGTATCTGAAGGATTGGCCCAGGCATTGCGTGGGTTACTACTGGCTGGATAACTATTTGAGATGGCTTGCCAAAGATCCCTACTTAAAACATTTACGTTTTTTAACCCTAGATAATGACTGGCAAAGCGATGGCTTGTTTTTAGTGTTG CATCGCTATCAACTATTTTTTAGCAACCTGAGCAGACAAGAATCGCATCTAAAGCTGGCTCTGAGCTTGTTAGACTGGTCAGAAGGCTTCAAAGTCAGTGCTATACACGAAATGCATCACAGGATCTACAAGGAGCTGGTGGCAGAGCTTAGCCTGACCATGGATCGTGAAATGAACACCATTATGTATATTCTAAGTTGCGAAAAGGCCCAGAAATTGATTATAGAGTGTCCAAAAGGTTATTTTATGGATAAAGTGAGGCTAGAGCATGCAGagcttataaataatttatggtCAGCCCGACATCCTGGCTCCTTGAAGCTCATAGAAatgttaattgaaaataataacaatatagGTTTATATGAAGAAGAAACAGGTTTACTTTGCTCTTGGTGTTTAAG ACTTCAAAGTGGCTTCCTGGGTGCCTTGGAGGTCATTCCCACCCATCAACGTCGCGGCTTGGGCTTggtagttgctgctgctatttcCAAAGCTATAGCCACCGATCTTCAGCAGGATGTAACGGCCTTAGTAAATATGAATAATGCAGCTGCCTGTCGGTTATTCGAGAAACTGGGCTTTCAGTTAATGTCTGGGGAACACTACTACTGGAGCATGATCCGGCCAAAGGGTGGTGGTCAGATATCTTGGCCCAACAATGAATAA
- the LOC108079543 gene encoding uncharacterized protein isoform X1 codes for MSAKLEAIDLSVLQKFQELFKQNWPKYCQEFYCLDNFIEFLKKQPEIKNLQLYTLSTKQARDEGLFVIVDRYQLFAGSLNNTNGLLETALDLLDWSKGLKCSSIPSRHIEALDKVVAAKKLNLVFRDPTDLFYMKAEEALQLKVEPPAGFVLKSLSVEDAPLVNEEWPNHHLGSLYFIERQILLCVSVGLYNVDTQELVAWCIRLQGGYLGALQVKDSQKRRGFGSLVTREISYRLASQGHDVMALVGHSNAPSAGMFRKLGFQVIDQCLWLRTEPTEGDFVWPEGE; via the exons atgagcGCAAAATTGGAAGCTATTGACTTGTCAGTTTTGCAGAAATTTCAAGAGCTCTTCAAGCAAAATTGGCCGAAATATTGTCAGGAATTTTACTGCCTGGACAACTTTATAGAGTTTCTAAAGAAACAACCAGAAATCAAGAATTTGCAACTTTATACTTTGTCCACAAAGCAGGCCAGAGATGAGGGTCTATTCGTTATAGTG GATCGCTATCAGCTGTTTGCAGGGAGTTTGAACAACACAAATGGTCTCTTGGAAACGGCTTTGGACTTATTGGACTGGTCAAAGGGCTTGAAATGTAGTTCTATTCCTTCAAGACATATCGAAGCCTTGGACAAGGTGGTGGCAgccaaaaaattgaatttagtTTTCAGAGATCCCAcggatttattttatatgaagGCAGAGGAGGCTCTTCAGCTGAAGGTTGA acCTCCTGCTGGCTTTGTTTTGAAATCTCTGAGTGTTGAAGATGCTCCTTTGGTGAATGAAGAATGGCCTAATCATCACTTGGgttctttgtattttatagAGCGACAAATCCTCTTGTGTGTCAGTGTGGGACTTTATAATGTTGATACCCAGGAGCTGGTGGCCTGGTGCATAAG ACTACAAGGCGGCTATTTGGGTGCTCTACAAGTCAAGGACTCACAGAAACGACGAGGATTTGGCAGCCTGGTAACCAGGGAAATCTCCTACCGTCTAGCCTCTCAGGGACATGATGTGATGGCTCTGGTGGGACACTCGAATGCCCCATCTGCGGGCATGTTCCGGAAACTGGGCTTCCAGGTAATCGATCAGTGTCTTTGGCTTAGAACGGAGCCCACCGAAGGAGACTTTGTATGGCCCGAGGGCGAGTAA
- the LOC108079561 gene encoding uncharacterized protein isoform X2, which yields MHHRIYKELVAELSLTMDREMNTIMYILSCEKAQKLIIECPKGYFMDKVRLEHAELINNLWSARHPGSLKLIEMLIENNNNIGLYEEETGLLCSWCLRLQSGFLGALEVIPTHQRRGLGLVVAAAISKAIATDLQQDVTALVNMNNAAACRLFEKLGFQLMSGEHYYWSMIRPKGGGQISWPNNE from the exons ATGCATCACAGGATCTACAAGGAGCTGGTGGCAGAGCTTAGCCTGACCATGGATCGTGAAATGAACACCATTATGTATATTCTAAGTTGCGAAAAGGCCCAGAAATTGATTATAGAGTGTCCAAAAGGTTATTTTATGGATAAAGTGAGGCTAGAGCATGCAGagcttataaataatttatggtCAGCCCGACATCCTGGCTCCTTGAAGCTCATAGAAatgttaattgaaaataataacaatatagGTTTATATGAAGAAGAAACAGGTTTACTTTGCTCTTGGTGTTTAAG ACTTCAAAGTGGCTTCCTGGGTGCCTTGGAGGTCATTCCCACCCATCAACGTCGCGGCTTGGGCTTggtagttgctgctgctatttcCAAAGCTATAGCCACCGATCTTCAGCAGGATGTAACGGCCTTAGTAAATATGAATAATGCAGCTGCCTGTCGGTTATTCGAGAAACTGGGCTTTCAGTTAATGTCTGGGGAACACTACTACTGGAGCATGATCCGGCCAAAGGGTGGTGGTCAGATATCTTGGCCCAACAATGAATAA
- the LOC108079562 gene encoding uncharacterized protein gives MSKLQQVAGLKQLEQLRNLYSRDSKYLKEFYCLENYLELHKKDAKLRNVKVYVLPELELGLFVIVDRYQLFMGCLESADSEELLKDSLSQLTWFGGLQCGSMPHRYFKAATQVIQANKLRLKNLITNSLFLSQEKALQFEVNPPVGFYLKSLSVKDAQVIDDHWKWSEPGSLFFMQRQIAYNICVGLYEEENGELVAWCVRAPDGLLAALQVKDSHKRRGFGVLIVKEFSRRVALQGLDVMTEVDQDNQASSALFHKMGFQVIGQCHWLLTEAENGNFQWPDGE, from the exons ATGAGTAAACTACAGCAAGTCGCCGGCCTAAAGCAGCTGGAACAACTAAGGAATCTCTACAGCCGAGATTCCAAGTATCTCAAGGAGTTTTACTGCCTGGAAAACTATCTGGAGCTACACAAAAAGGATGCCAAACTGCGGAATGTGAAAGTTTACGTGCTGCCTGAGCTAGAACTGGGATTATTTGTGATTGTG GATCGCTATCAGCTCTTTATGGGTTGCCTGGAAAGTGCAGATTCTGAGGAACTTTTAAAGGACTCCCTGTCTCAATTGACTTGGTTTGGTGGCCTTCAGTGTGGCTCAATGCCTCATAGATACTTCAAGGCAGCCACCCAAGTTATTCAGGCCAATAAACTCCgcttaaagaatttaataacaaattctttgtttttaagcCAAGAAAAGGCTTTGCAGTTTGAAGTAAA tcCACCAGTTGGCTTCTATCTAAAGAGTCTGAGTGTTAAGGATGCCCAGGTGATCGATGATCATTGGAAATGGAGTGAGCCTGGCAGCCTGTTTTTCATGCAGAGACAAATTGCATACAACATTTGTGTGGGTTTGTATGAAGAGGAAAACGGTGAACTTGTGGCCTGGTGCGTAAG AGCTCCCGATGGCTTACTGGCAGCTCTTCAGGTCAAGGACTCGCACAAGCGCCGTGGCTTTGGTGTCCTGATAGTAAAGGAATTTTCCAGAAGAGTGGCCCTGCAGGGTCTCGATGTAATGACCGAAGTTGACCAAGATAACCAGGCATCGTCTGCTTTATTCCATAAGATGGGCTTTCAAGTGATCGGTCAGTGTCACTGGCTATTGACGGAAGCCGAAAATGGGAACTTTCAATGGCCCGATGGCGAGTGA
- the LOC108079535 gene encoding biglycan-like, giving the protein MKILYLLILIAIPTWGWTPLRSLCSGLYCKLSLENRKLDYYSPATNIVHLELSSCQDSDLKTVLLTPRLRWLTVLHCEGNFSTTHLEAPPNLDILRLRLGNVTDLPILANISKLEKLDLRRNNIVQLANKTFQGLTNLRELNLQDNLIRELPEKVFHPLKKLLYLDLSRNQISQLSETFLPRDIEMIELNLRENPLTKLEFAIFVHPKSIDFIDLTNCQEMRGQLSLPFKIYTLNLEFSGVESTHTFWLAELKAANSKVNDMSMMPHLKVLDLRGTNLTWLRANEILRRYITLEIVDLSNNFIRFIPSEDHQSVWPTFKKLNLSRNGLWDLPVNCPLFGVQLTSLDVSYNRLNRIDMATFEGAYDLESLFLQGNQLCNFEYRSEKLYNLKELAVYDNDFDGSYCREMEGYFGNSSLILHRSSRGYACLKPEEN; this is encoded by the coding sequence ATGAAAATTCTTTATTTGCTAATCTTAATCGCAATCCCCACTTGGGGATGGACGCCACTCAGAAGTCTTTGTTCGGGTCTGTACTGCAAATTGAGTTTGGAGAACCGAAAACTGGATTACTATAGTCCCGCTACGAACATCGTTCACCTGGAGCTAAGCTCCTGTCAGGATAGCGATCTGAAGACGGTTCTGCTAACACCTCGTCTCCGGTGGCTGACTGTGCTGCATTGTGAAGGAAATTTCAGTACAACTCACCTGGAAGCACCTCCAAATCTGGATATCCTGCGGCTACGTCTTGGAAATGTCACGGATCTGCCCATCCTGGCCAACATAAGCAAGCTGGAAAAGCTGGATTTGAGAAGGAATAACATCGTACAATTGGCCAATAAAACCTTCCAGGGCTTGACCAACCTCAGGGAGTTAAACCTGCAGGATAACTTGATTAGAGAGCTGCCCGAGAAGGTCTTTCATCCGCTCAAGAAGCTGTTATACCTGGACCTGAGTCGCAATCAAATCTCTCAGCTTTCGGAGACATTTTTGCCAAGGGACATTGAGATGATAGAGCTCAATCTGCGTGAAAATCCTTTAACTAAATTGGAGTTTGCCATTTTTGTACATCCTAAAAGCATTGACTTCATCGACCTAACCAATTGCCAAGAGATGAGGGGCCAACTAAGCTtgccttttaaaatatataccttAAACCTCGAGTTCAGTGGCGTGGAGTCTACGCACACCTTCTGGCTGGCCGAGCTCAAGGCGGCCAATAGTAAAGTCAACGACATGAGTATGATGCCACATCTCAAGGTACTCGACTTGCGGGGCACCAACTTGACTTGGCTTAGGGCTAACGAAATCCTTCGCCGCTATATAACCCTAGAAATTGTAGATCTGTCCAATAATTTTATACGTTTTATTCCGAGCGAAGATCATCAGAGTGTATGGCCCACCTTCAAGAAGCTCAATCTGTCCCGGAATGGTCTATGGGATCTGCCTGTGAACTGTCCTCTGTTTGGTGTCCAACTAACCTCGCTGGATGTGTCTTACAATAGACTCAACCGCATTGACATGGCCACCTTTGAGGGTGCCTACGATCTGGAGAGCCTGTTCCTGCAGGGAAATCAATTGTGCAATTTCGAGTATCGTTCGGAGAAGCTTTATAACCTCAAGGAGTTGGCTGTGTATGACAATGATTTCGATGGAAGTTATTGTAGGGAAATGGAAGGATATTTCGGTAATAGTTCTTTGATTTTGCATCGGTCTTCCAGAGGATATGCCTGCCTTAAGCCTGAAGAAAATTAA
- the LOC108079542 gene encoding thioester-containing protein 1 allele S3-like translates to MIGISLFAVILLKALLVNANGIYTVVCPGTIRSNSKYNVAVTIHKADNSCQIKVTLSGPSFNETKEIEVPPKFTKNLEFQVPQLAPGNYQLIAQGVSGVEFRETSKLNYADGMPSTFVQTDKATYKPADLVQFRVFFLDEKTRPAQIDKPISVVITDGAQNRIKQFTDVKLTKGVYSGELQLSEQPVLGTWKISVSVDGNTMETKTFEVDKYVLPKFEVIIDTAKDVLLADEVVKATIRAKYTHGKPVKGKATISMEPTSLYYHPKVGKTIDLDGKGHVEFKVDSRRLEYYEKIFATVTEELTGKQINSTATVHLHRKPYQITVLEEPDYFQRYKPFVYQVAVKKFDGSPVVGSAKNVTLAFKRYNKPHLTFEAPLNDNGIATFTLTPTRFNSDFYFVYATYDGVEIESKRLYRSNSNLSEQLRIQINTKSPRLGHVVSFDVKSPNYIPYFVFTIVARGNIVLTQYINVPMGQKTRSATFTPTFEMLPTATIYIHYVVNNRLHFEEQSIEFEKEFINSIDISAPLNARPSERVKLTVKTDADSFVGLLGVDQSVLLHKSGNDLSRDNIFNGLKQKYQTSRSKMYGYEKYPGKTSGLVTLTNANYDDDQWNSEDCLYGLFGSWYGRRCRYIRNWNRGRPNRRYYQTRVMPAFPDDYEIDYLVAPKKSVNPVQVPRVNPKPKSKPPPPVRKEFPETWLFTNSVDVNGEGFTLTKKVPDTITSWVVTGFSLNPTSGIALTKTPSQIRVFQPFFVSTNLPYSVKRGEVIAVPVLVFNYLDKAVEAEVVMDNSDHEYEFTEATNEVLERAIDEVRRVKRITIPENTGQSVSFMIRPKNVGYTTLKITATSPLAGDTIHQKLKVEPEGVTQFENRAIFINLKDQSEISQSLEAEIPAEAVPQSEFIEFSVMGDLLGPTLQNLDNLVRMPYGCGEQNMINFVPNILVLKYLEVTGRSMPAIEAKARKFLEIGYQRELTYKHDDGSYSAFGKSDSAGSTWLTAYVMRSFHQAANYTQVDSKVVTAGFDFLVSKQRETGEFPELGKLFDNSKQNALALTSYVLLAFFENNELISKYQSAIDKAVGYVAQKVDQTEDQYSLAIAGVALQLAKHPQAEKVLTKLQEVARSENGMKWWSKTPDTSRKTRSNDVEITSYVLLALLEKEPAEKALPIIKWLISQRNSKGGFSSTQDTVIGLQALTKFASKAGSGSGTMDIEFVASPDGGSKEKIAVNSENALILQTHVLPKTTRKVDFTAKGSGSAMVQFSYRYNLAEKEKKPSFKVTPTVKESPSQLLVLDICAEYIPLEDGDKDKDSNMAVMEIALPSGFVGDLESLGKIKAVDRVKRVETKHSDSKVVVYFDSLTPGDVRCLPVEASKAHPVAKQKPASVSLYDYYDTERRATEYYQVQSSLCDICEGSDCGEGCQKA, encoded by the exons ATGATAGGGATCTCTTTGTTTGCAGTTATCTTGCTGAAGGCTCTGCTAGTCAATGCCAACGG CATTTATACGGTAGTATGTCCAGGCACCATCCGCTCCAACTCCAAGTACAATGTCGCCGTTACCATTCACAAGGCAGATAACTCATGCCAGATTAAGGTTACTCTGAGCGGACCCTCCTTCAACGAGACAAAGGAAATCGAAGTCCCTCCGAAGTTCACTAAAAACCTAGAGTTCCAGGTGCCGCAACTGGCTCCTGGAAACTACCAGCTGATCGCCCAGGGGGTATCCGGAGTGGAGTTCCGGGAGACTTCCAAGCTGAATTATGCCGATGGAATGCCCTCGACATTTGTTCAGACCGACAAGGCCACCTACAAGCCTGCTGATCTAGTACAGTTTCGGGTTTTCTTCCTCGATGAGAAGACGCGACCCGCCCAGATCGACAAGCCCATATCGGTAGTGATCACCGACGGGGCCCAGAATAGGATCAAGCAATTTACGGATGTCAAGTTGACCAAGGGAGTCTATTCCGGGGAGCTCCAACTGTCCGAGCAACCTGTCCTGGGCACTTGGAAGATCTCCGTCAGTGTGGATGGTAATACCATGGAGACCAAGACCTTTGAGGTGGACAAGTACGTGCTGCCAAAGTTTGAGGTGATCATAGACACAGCCAAGGACGTGCTGTTAGCCGACGAAGTGGTGAAGGCCACAATCAGGGCCAAGTACACACATGGTAAACCCGTCAAGGGCAAAGCAACTATTTCGATGGAACCTACTAGCTTGTATTATCATCCAAAGGTAGGGAAGACTATCGATTTGGATGGTAAGGGTCATGTGGAGTTTAAGGTTGATAGCAGAAGATTGGAATATTACGAGAAAATCTTTGCCACTGTAACCGAGGAACTGACTGGGAAGCAAATTAATAGCACCGCTACCGTACACCTCCATAGGAAACCATATCAGATAACAGTACTCGAAGAGCCTGATTACTTTCAACGATACAAGCCGTTTGTCTATCAGGTGGCAGTAAAGAAATTTGACGGATCTCCGGTGGTGGGTTCGGCGAAGAATGTCACTTTGGCTTTTAAACGTTATAATAAACCACACTTAACTTTTGAAGCCCCGCTGAACGACAACGGCATTGCTACATTTACTCTTACCCCGACCCGGTTTAATTCTGATTTTTACTTTGTATATGCCACTTATGATGGGGTTGAAATTGAAAGTAAACGCCTTTACCGATCCAATTCTAACTTAAGTGAGCAGCTTAGGATTCAGATTAACACGAAAAG TCCTCGCCTGGGTCACGTTGTTTCCTTCGATGTCAAATCGCCTAATTATATTCCCTACTTCGTGTTCACCATTGTGGCCAGAGGTAACATTGTGCTCACCCAATACATAAATGTTCCCATGGGTCAGAAAACCCGCAGCGCTACGTTTACTCCCACCTTTGAAATGTTGCCCACGGCTACGATCTATATCCATTACGTCGTCAACAACAGACTACACTTTGAGGAGCAAAGCATCGAGTTCGAAAAGGAGTTCATAAACTCG ATCGATATCTCGGCTCCACTGAATGCCAGGCCCAGTGAAAGGGTTAAGCTCACAGTGAAAACCGATGCCGACTCCTTTGTGGGTCTTCTGGGAGTGGATCAGAGTGTCCTGCTTCACAAGTCTGGAAACGATCTCAGTCGAGATAATATCTTCAATGGTCTGAAGCAGAAGTACCAGACGTCGAGATCGAAGATGTATGGTTACGAAAAATATCCTGGCAAAACCTCGGGCTTGGTGACTTTAACCAATGCTAATTATGATGATG ATCAATGGAACTCAGAAGATTGCCTATATGGGCTCTTTGGTAGTTGGTACGGGAGACGATGTAGGTACATCAGAAATTGGAATCGGGGTAGACCCAACAGAAGATATTACCAGACCCGTGTCATGCCAGCGTTTCCGGATGACTATGAAATAGACTATTTAGTTGCGCCTAAGAAATCTGTAAATCCAGTACAAGTACCAAGAGTCAACCCAAAGCCGAAATCaaaaccaccaccaccagttCGTAAAGAGTTTCCCGAAACTTGGCTGTTCACCAATAGCGTCGA TGTGAACGGAGAGGGTTTCACCTTAACCAAGAAGGTCCCGGACACCATTACTTCTTGGGTTGTCACTGGCTTCTCACTGAACCCCACCTCGGGCATTGCCCTGACCAAGACCCCCAGCCAGATCCGGGTGTTCCAGCCGTTCTTTGTGTCCACCAACCTGCCGTATTCCGTCAAGAGAG GCGAAGTGATAGCCGTTCCCGTGCTGGTATTCAACTATCTGGACAAGGCCGTCGAAGCGGAGGTCGTAATGGACAACTCCGACCACGAATACGAGTTCACCGAGGCCACCAATGAGGTCTTGGAGAGGGCCATCGACGAGGTGCGCCGCGTCAAACGGATCACAATCCCCGAGAACACTGGCCAGAGTGTCTCCTTCATGATTCGACCCAAAAACGTGGGATACACCACCCTCAAGATCACGGCCACATCGCCGTTGGCCGGCGACACCATCCACCAGAAATTGAAGGTGGAGCCAGAGGGAGTCACACAGTTTGAGAATCGGGCGATCTTCATCAACCTGAAGGATCAATCGGAGATCTCGCAGTCCCTGGAGGCGGAGATACCCGCGGAAGCTGTGCCTCAATCCGAGTTTATTGAGTTCTCCGTAATGGGAGATCTGCTGGGACCCACGCTCCAGAATTTGGACAACCTGGTGCGCATGCCCTATGGCTGCGGAGAGCAGAACATGATCAACTTCGTGCCCAACATACTGGTGCTTAAGTATCTGGAGGTCACCGGCCGAAGCATGCCAGCCATTGAGGCCAAGGCCAGGAAGTTCCTGGAGATCGGTTACCAGAGGGAGCTGACCTACAAGCACGATGACGGGTCCTACAGCGCCTTTGGCAAGTCGGATTCCGCTGGAAGCACCTGGCTTACCGCCTACGTGATGCGCTCCTTCCACCAGGCAGCGAATTACACCCAAGTGGATTCCAAGGTCGTGACTGCAGGCTTCGACTTCCTCGTCTCGAAGCAGAGGGAGACCGGCGAGTTCCCGGAGCTGGGAAAGCTCTTTGACAACAGCAAACAGAATGCCCTGGCCCTCACCTCCTACGTCCTGCTGGCCTTTTTCGAAAACAAT GAACTGATTTCGAAGTACCAGAGTGCCATCGATAAGGCAGTTGGCTATGTGGCCCAGAAGGTGGACCAGACGGAGGACCAGTATTCCCTGGCCATTGCCGGCGTGGCCCTTCAGCTGGCCAAGCACCCGCAGGCGGAGAAGGTGTTAACCAAGTTGCAGGAAGTGGCTCGGAGTGAGAACGGCATGAAGTGGTGGTCCAAGACTCCAGACACGAGTAGGAAGACACGCAGCAACGACGTGGAGATCACCTCTTATGTGCTGCTCGCCCTGCTCGAGAAGGAACCCGCGGAGAAGGCCCTGCCCATCATCAAATGGCTGATCTCTCAACGCAACAGCAAGGGAGGTTTCTCCTCCACCCAGGACACAGTGATTGGACTGCAGGCCCTGACCAAGTTCGCCTCCAAGGCGGGCTCTGGATCCGGCACCATGGACATTGAGTTTGTGGCTTCCCCAGATGGCGGCTCTAAGGAAAAGATCGCTGTCAACTCGGAGAACGCCCTGATACTGCAGACCCACGTGCTGCCCAAAACCACTCGCAAGGTGGACTTCACGGCAAAGGGCTCTGGATCTGCGATGGTGCAGTTTTCGTACCGCTACAACCTGGccgagaaggagaagaagccCAGCTTTAAGGTCACACCTACGGTCAAGGAATCGCCCAGCCAGCTGCTGGTGCTGGACATCTGTGCCGAGTACATTCCACTGGAGGATGGCGATAAGGACAAGGACTCTAACATGGCTGTCATGGAGATCGCTTTGCCCTCCGGCTTTGTGGGAGATCTTGAAAGCCTGGGCAAGATCAAGGCAGTGGACCGTGTGAAGCGGGTGGAGACCAAACACTCGGACTCTAAGGTGGTTGTCTACTTTGACAGCCTGACGCCCGGAGATGTGAGGTGCCTGCCCGTGGAGGCTTCCAAGGCACACCCGGTGGCTAAGCAGAAGCCAGCCTCCGTCTCCCTTTACGATTACTATGACACGGAGCGCCGGGCCACCGAGTACTACCAGGTGCAGTCCTCGCTCTGTGACATTTGCGAGGGCTCCGACTGCGGAGAGGGCTGCCAAAAGGCCTAA